TAATACGAATGAAGATCTACGATGCGGATTTTTTCACCGGTACTGCTCATTTCACTGCCTCCTTCTCTGCAGCGCTGGCGGCAGCACTTTCAGCAGCAATCGCGTTAGCGACCTCATCATCAGCCTCAACCCCCATATATGCTTCGCGCACCTGTGGGTCCTGGGATACAGTGGCATAATCGCCTTCAGTAAGAATCGCGCCACGCTGTAAAACAGTAATTTTATCAGCGAGTTGTGCAACAACATGCAGGTTATGCTCAACCATTAGAATGGTACGGTTTGCCGATACTTTCTTGATAAGATCAGCAACAACGCTTACATCCTCATGACCCATGCCCTGCGTTGGCTCATCCAGCAGCAACATCTCAGGATCAAGAGCCAGGGTAGTCGCGATTTCCAATGCCCGCTTACTTCCGTAGGGAAGATCTACAGTGATCGCATTGGCATAATCTTTCAGACCCACTTCATCAAGAAGTTCAAGCGCACGATCATTAAGTTTGTCCAGCACCTTTTCTGATTTCCAGAAATGGAAGCTGTTACCTTCATTACGCTGTAGTGCAATACGCACATTTTCCAGCAGAGTAAGGTGCGGGAATACGGCGGATATCTGAAACGAGCGAACTATTCCCTTACGGGCGATAGCAGCAGATTTCATTGATGTGATATCTTTACCGTTGAACAGAATTGTTCCGGTAGTAGGTGTTAGAAATTTTGTTAGCAGGTTAAATACAGTCGTCTTACCCGCACCGTTAGGTCCGATAAGCGCGTGTATTGTTCCTCGCTCAACTTTGAGATTTACATCGTCAACGGCGGTAAAGCCCTTGAATTCCTTAACCAGATTTCTGGTCTCGAGAACGTAGTCTGCACTCATGCGGAACCGGCCTCACTTTATGAATTGTTATTATTTTCAGATGGGCAAAAAAATAATGCCCACATCAGCTTTGACGTCAAGTTAGCAATTTCCCTTACTGATTAACAAGTACTACTTTAGTCTAAGGGAATACCCTTATATTTCATAAATATACAAATAATCCTTAAAAAACATATAGTTATCAAATTGCCAACTGGTTTAATGAAATTACAACGAATTGTATTTTTGCTTTACGTTTACGTAAACTTCCGCTAAATTTAGATCATCACAATAAAACAAGAAGTACGTTATGAGCCCATCAACATTTTCGATCAGCGATCTGGCCAGTGAGTTTGATGTCACAACTCGCAGCATTCGCTTTTATGAAGACCAGAAACTGCTCTTTCCCAGCCGTAGAGGACAAACCCGTATCTATAGCGGGCCTGACCGGGTGAGATTAAAGCTGATTCTCAGAGGAAAGCGATTAGGGTTTTCACTGGCTGAAACCCGTGAGCTTTTCGAATTATGGGATGAAAGCACGACTGGCAGCATGAAACAGCTCGAGCTTTTAATGACCAAAATTCAGGAAAAGAAGATGGCACTCGAACAGCAACTCAAAGATATTGCCATGCTTCAACTCGAACTGGACAGTGCAGAAAGTCGCTGTCAGGACGCAATGAATGAACTTAAGAACAAACCGGCTTAGCGCAATCATAGTATTGCACTAAGCCGAAACGTAAGACAAAGCACAACAATAAAACACACTTAAGAAACAGGTGGACAGGAAATGATTGCACAGTACAGCTCACTAAATTTTGGCCTGGGTGAAACTCTGGACATGCTTCGCGAACACGTTAACAGCTTCGCAGCCTCTGAAATCGCACCCCGCGCAGAACAGATCGATATCGATAACGAATTCCCAAATGATCTGTGGCAGAAATTCGGCGACATGGGTCTGCTCGGCATCACCGTCAGCGAAGAGTACGGCGGTGTTGGCATGGGTTACCTGGCTCATATGATCGCTATGGAAGAGATCAGCCGCGCATCCGCATCTGTCGGCTTGTCCTACGGTGCGCACTCTAACCTGTGTGTTAACCAGATCAACCGTAACGGTACCCATGAGCAGAAACTGAAGTACCTGCCTAAGCTACTCAGCGGTGAGCATATCGGCGCACTGGCAATGTCTGAGCCGAATGCAGGTTCTGATGTCGTTTCTATGAAGCTATCTGCACGTGATAATGGCGATCACTATTTGCTGAATGGCAACAAGATGTGGATCACCAACGGTCCTGATGCCAGCACTTACGTAATCTACGCTAAAACTGATGTACACGCTGGTCCTAAAGGAATCACAGCATTCATCGTTGAACGCGATGCACCTGGATTCTCTCGCCACCAGAAGCTGGACAAGCTGGGCATGCGCGGCTCTAACACCTGTGAGCTGGTCTTTGAAGATTGCGTTGTACCTAAGGAAAATATTCTTGGCGAACTCGGTGGTGGTGTAAAAGTTCTGATGTCCGGTCTGGATTATGAGCGCCTGGTACTGGCTGGTGGCCCACTGGGTATTATGCAGGCAGCGATGGACATCTGTGTTCCTTATACTCGCGACCGCGTTCAGTTCGGTAAAGCTATCGGTGAGTTCGAGCTGGTACAGGGTAAGGTTGCAGATATGTACACCCTGATGAATGCCTCTAAAGCTTATGCTTACACAGTTGCACAAGCAGCAATGCGTGGTGAGACTTCACGTAAAGACTGTGCAGCAGTCATTCTTTACACCGCAGAGATGGCAACTAAGATCGCTTTGGATGCAATTCAGCTTCTGGGCGGTAACGGCTACATTAACGAATTCCCAACGGGTCGTCTGTTACGTGACGCCAAGTTGTATGAAATCGGTGCTGGTACGTCGGAGATCCGTCGTATGTTGATCGGCCGTGAGCTGTTCCTGAACAAGTAAGACTGTTTTTAAGTAAGTGGACACCTTCAGATGAAGGTTTAAAGGGGGAGCCTTCGCTTCATACTGAAGCCCCCCTTATTTTTTCACACTGACAACAGAACAATAAGAAAGGAGTTGAGTAACCGCGTTATGCGCGCAGGTGAAGCAGACTAAAAGGCACATGTACATTAGGAGAGGCTTACATCGATAAGCTATGACTCTGATACAGCCTTTCACGCCTGATACACCAGCGCAATAACCCTTACCCAACTTCCAAGAGGACAATTGATGGCTACTATAAACTCTAAAATCAATTCCCGGGCTGAAGATTTCCGCGCCAACTATGATTCAATGGCTGAAGCGGTAAGCGACCTGCGTGACAAGACAGCACAAATTCACCAGGGTGGCGGCGCCAAATATCAGGAACGTCACCTGTCCCGCGGCAAGTTACTGCCCCGTGAGCGTATCAACGTTCTGCTGGATGAAGGCTCGCCTTTGCTTGAGCTTTCCCAACTGGCAGCCTACGGCGTCTACGATGACGATATTCCAGCGGCTGGTATCATTACCGGTATTGGCCGGGTTAGCGGTCAGGAATGTATGATCATCGCCAACGATGCAACCGTTAAAGGCGGAACCTACTTTCCACTGACGGTTAAAAAACATCTGCGCGCTCAAGAGATCGCTGAACAAAATCATCTGCCTTGTATCTATCTGGTCGACTCCGGCGGTGCTAACCTGCCCCAGCAGGATGAAGTATTCCCGGACCGGGACCACTTCGGTCGTATCTTTTTCAATCAGGCACGTATGTCGTCTAAAGGCATCCCACAGATTGCTGTAGTAATGGGTCTCTGTACTGCTGGTGGTGCATATGTTCCAGCTATGTCAGACGAGTCTATTATTGTACGTGAGCAAGGCACTATCTTCCTGGCCGGCCCTCCGCTGGTTAAAGCAGCTACCGGTGAAGTCGTTAGCGCTGAGGATCTCGGTGGAGCCGATGTTCACTGTAAAACATCTGGCGTAGCCGATCATTATGCTGAAAACGATCATCATGCACTCGAAATTGCACGCACTTGTGTAGCCAATCTCAATCGTCGCAAAGATATCAACATCAAGACTCAGCCGACTAAAGCACCGCTTTACCCAGCTGATGACCTGTACGGCATTGTTGGTACTGATCTGAAAAAACCATTTGATGTACGTGAAGTTATCGCGCGTATAGTCGACGGTTCTGAATTCGATGAATTCAAGAAGCTATACGGCACAACACTGGTGACAGGTTTTGCGCATATCCACGGCTATCCAGTGGGCATTGTCGCAAACAACGGCATTCTGTTTGGCGAGTCTGCACAAAAAGGCGCTCACTTCATCGAGCTTTGCTGTCAGCGTAAGATTCCACTGCTGTTCTTGCAGAACATTACTGGCTTCATGGTAGGTCAGAAGTACGAATCTGAAGGTATCGCTAAGCATGGCGCCAAGATGGTTACTGCGGTAGCCTGCGCCGATGTGCCTAAATTCACCGTACTTATTGGCGGCAGCTTCGGCGCCGGTAACTACGGAATGTGTGGTCGTGCGTACAGCCCTAATATGATGTTCATGTGGCCAAACGCCCGTATTTCGGTCATGGGTGGCGAACAGGCTGCCGGTGTACTGGCAACTGTAAAACGTGACAACATGGATCGCGTTGGCCAGGAATGGTCTGCCGATGAAGAGGCTGAATTCAAGCAGCCTGTTATCGAAACCTATGAGCATCAGGGTCACCCTTATTACGCCTCTGCCCGTCTTTGGGACGATGGTGTTATCGATCCAACTCAGACCCGCGACGTTCTCGGTATGAGTCTTTCTGCTGCATTGAACAAGCCGGTGGGTGAAACCCGTTTCGGCGTGTTCCGCATGTAACGGAGGGTCTGACTATGACTACTGATTCAAATAACCCACTGGTATTGCTTGAAAAAAGCAATAACGGTGTCGCTCAGCTAATCATTAATCGTCCTGAAGTTCATAACGCTTTTGATGACGATGTAATTGAACAGCTGATAGCCAACCTCGAAGCGACCAACGAAGACCCTGAAGTCAGGGTACTCGTACTGCGCTCCCGTGGTAAAAACTTCTCCGCCGGTGCCGATCTGGCCTGGATGAAACGCATGGCTCAAAACAGCCATGAAGAGAATATGGTAGATGCGGGCCGTCTGGCTCGTCTGATGGAAGTACTAAACGATCACTCCAAGCCAACTATCGCACTGGTACAAGGCGCCGCTTATGGTGGCGCTGTCGGCCTGGCCGCTTGCTGTGACATCGTTATCGCCGCCGAAAGCAGTGGTTTCTGCCTATCTGAAGTTAAGATTGGCTTGATCCCTGCGGTTATCAGCCCTTACGTTGTTCGCGCTATTGGCGAACGACAATCACGTCGCTACTTTGTTACCGCTGAACTTTTCAATGCCCGTACGGCACAAGAATTTGGTTTGGTACATGAAGTAGTAGAGAGCGTGGATCAACTGGATGAAGCCTGCGACCGTTTTATCGCAACTTTGCGTAAAAATAGCCCACAGGCAATGAAAGCTGCCAAAGATCTGATCTACGCAGTCAGCCAGAAGGAGATCACTAAAGAGGTGATCGATGATACTGCCCGTCGCATTGCGGACATCCGCGTCAGCGACGAAGGCCAGGAAGGACTAGGGTCTTTCCTGCAAAAGCGTAAACCGAACTGGATCCAGGAGTAAGCGGCATGTTTAGTAAAATTCTTATAGCTAACCGCGGCGAGATCGCTTGTCGTGTTATTCAAACCGCACACCGCATGGGTATTCGCTGTGTTGCTGTCTATTCTGAAGCAGACCGCAACGCACGTCATGTTGCGATGGCAGATGAAGCCTTTCTGTTAGGACCTGCACCAAGCAGCGAAAGCTACCTTCGGGCAGATAAAATTCTCGAGATCGCTAAGCAATCCGGCGCTCAGGCAGTTCACCCAGGTTATGGCTTCCTGTCTGAAAATGCCCAGTTCGCTCAGGCTTGTGCTGACAACGGTATCGAGTTCATCGGACCACCTACCGGTGCAATCGAAGCAATGGGCTCAAAATCTGCTGCAAAAGAGATTATGTCTCACGCATCTGTACCACTGGTACCGGGTTATCACGGTGATGATCAGACCCCTGCCGTTTTGAAAGAAGAGTCAGTAAAATGTGGTTTCCCACAACTGCTAAAAGCTGTTGCCGGTGGTGGCGGTAAAGGGATGCGCGTTGTGAACTCTATTGATGAGTTCGATGAAGCACTCACATCTGCTTGTCGCGAATCCAAAAAGGCTTTTGGTAACTCCGATATGCTGATTGAACGCTACCTGACACAACCGCGCCACGTAGAGATTCAGGTGTTCTGCGATAAGCAGGGGAACGGTGTCTATCTGGCGGAACGTGACTGTTCTGTACAGCGTCGCCACCAGAAAGTTATTGAAGAAGCGCCTGCACCAAACCTTGCCGATGAAACCCGCATTGCGATGGGCGAAGCGGCTGTACGTGCTGCTCAGGCAATCGATTATGTTGGTGCTGGTACCGTCGAGTTTTTGTACGACGTGGATGGCTCTTTCTACTTCATGGAGATGAACACCCGCCTGCAGGTAGAGCACCCGGTCACCGAGCTCATCACCGGACAAGATCTGGTTGAATGGCAGCTACGTATTGCCAGTGGTGAACCCCTGCCACAGCAGCAGGATGAAGTCCGTGTCCACGGCCACGCTCTGGAAGCTCGTATTTATGCCGAAGACCCGGATAACGAATTCCTGCCGGCTACCGGCACCCTGCACTACCTGCGCACACCGGAAGAAAGCCAGCACGTGCGGGTTGATACCGGCGTAGTTGAAGGTGATGAAGTCAGCGTATTTTACGATCCAATGATCGCCAAACTGATTGTCTGGGATGATGATCGTGACCGCGCTATCGCTCGCATGGAAAAAGCCCTTGAGGAATATCGCATCAGCGGCCTTAAGACTAACCTGCGATTCCTGCGTAACCTGGCAGGAAGTGCGCCATTTAAAGCATTAGATCTGGACACCGGTTTTATCGAGAAGCATGAAAAGCTGCTATTCCCAGCCAGCAATCTGGATACCCAGTACTGCCTGGTCATGGCCGCCTGCTTCTTCAGCGAAAAAACCAAACAGCAAGCCACGAATCCAGATGATCCGTTTTCTCCTTTTGGTCATCAGAATAGCTGGCGCGTTAACTCTGAGTACGCCCGTCCACTCAAGCTTATTCATAACGAAGCCGAATATGACCTGAGCATTGTCGAGCAGAACGGTCAGTATCAGATTCAGGTTGGCGATGCCAGCTATCAGGTATCTGCACAGCTTAACGATGACAAACTTGATGTGATCATCAACGGCCACCGCCTTAGCGTGCATCTGTTTAATGATGGTGACGATCTGACCCTGTTCCACGAAGGCGAGCAGTTTATCTGTGAGCAGCATCGTGAAAGCTTCAGTAGCGACGACAGCGCTGGTGATAACAGCCTGACTGCACCTATGAATGGTGCCGTTGTTGCGGTACTGGTTGAAGCTGGCCAGGAAGTTAAACAAGGCGAAACCGTAGTAATCATGGAAGCGATGAAGATGGAGCACAGCCTGAAGGCACCTCATGACGGTACTGTGGCTGAGGTGTACTTCGCTGAGGGTGATTTGGTTGAAGATGGTGCTGAGCTAATTTCGCTAAATGCTGCGGAGGACTAAGCATGGCTTTTCCTAAGCATGTTCGCCTATTCGAAATGGGGGCCCGCGACGGTCTCCAGAACGAATCCGGCCCGGTGATCGATACAGCTATAAAGGTTGAGTTGATCAACCAGCTAAGCGATACCGGTCTGACGCATATCGAAGCGGCCAGTTTTGTCTCGCCCAAATGGGTTCCTCAGATGGGCGATGCCAGCGCCGTAATGGCTGGTATTACCCGCAAACAGGGTATTACCTATTCAGCGCTGACGCCTAACGTAAAAGGCCTGGAAGGGGCGATTGCTGCCGGCGCGGATGAAGTTGCCGTATTTGGTGCCGCCTCGGAAGCGTTCACCCAGAAGAACATCAACTGTTCAATAAAGGAAAGTCTTGAGCGCTTCGCGCCCGTGATCGAAATGGCCAAAGAACATAACATCCGGGTGCGGGGCTATGTCTCCACCGTGATGGGCTGTCCTTATGATGGTGAAATTGATCCGGCACAAGTGGCAGCGGTCAGTCGAGATCTTCTGGACATGGGTTGTTACGAAATTTCTTTGGGCGACACTATCGGTGTCGGTACCCCACTGAAAGCGAAACGAATGCTCGAAGCCGTTGCACAACAAGTGCCCGTTGAAAAGCTGGCAGCTCACTTCCATGACACTTACGGTCAGGCTTTGTCTAACCTATACGCGGTTGTAGAAGAAGGTGTTGCTGTCATTGACGCTTCTGTTGCTGGTCTTGGCGGGTGCCCTTACGCTCAGGGTGCGTCTGGAAATGTTGCTACCGAAGACGTACTTTATATGCTTAACGGGCTCGGTATTGAGACCGGCGTTGATCTTCAAAAGCTGGCGCAAACCGGCCACTGGATCACGGCTCAACTGGGCCGTACCAGTGGCTCAAAAGTCGCACTGGCACTCGGATGTAACTAAGCACCGCGGTCACAGGGTAAGCCTTTATCTGAAGCGCTTGATAGAAGATAAGGGTTTACCCTAATATAGACAATATTAAAACCGCTCTGACATAACAATAATACGGAGTAATAGGATGTCTCAACCGGACCATGTTACCGCGCTGGATCTAAACTTTCCGACACGGGATGAACTATCACCGGACTTCAAAAAATACTTCGAAGTCTGTGATGAAAAGCTGGGAATGGTACCTAACGTACTGACCGCTTATAGCCACAACGCAGCACAATTAGACGTGTTCTCTAAGTTTTATAATGAGCTGATGTTCGGTGAAGGTAATTTAACCACATTAGAACGCGAAATGATCGCTGTTGCAGTGTCCTCTCAGAACCACTGTTTCTATTGCATAGTCGCCCACGGTGCTGCAGTACGGAACTATTCTGAAGACCCTGCTTTGGGCGAACTGATGGCGATTAATTATCGTGCTGCAGAGCTTTCTCAGCGACACCGGTCCATGCTTGATTTTGCCGTGAAAATGACTATTTCTGCAGATGCGATCGAAGAGGAAGACCGTCAGGCACTCCGCGATGCAGGCTTTTCAGATCAGGATATTTGGGATATCGCCAACGTGGCCGGTTTCTACAACATGACTAACCGAATTGCCAGTGCCGTTGATATGCAACCGAATCCTGAATATCACGCACAGGCCCGTTAACCGAATTAACTAACCTAATTGAAGCGAGAGTACAGCGGCTTACGCCTAAACGAATAGCTGACTGACAGAATAACAAGGCTCTCCGTCAAAAAGAATAAAGAAGGGATAAAGCAATGAGCAATGCAAAACCCAGTTACACCAGCGGTACTAGTAATAAACCGCTACTCGGCATGACCATCGGCGATAAGTTCGATGAGATCTGTGCCACCTACCCCGACAACGATGCACTGATTGTACATTATCAGGATATTCGCTGGACCTACTCACAATTGCGCGAACAAGTTGAACAGTGCGCCCGCGCCCTTCTGGCGGTTGGCGTAAAAGCCGGTGACCGGGTCGGAATGTGGTCACCAAATAATTTTCAGTGGACAGTTACTCAGTTCGCCACCGCTAAAGTCGGCGCCATCCTGGTTAACGTTAACCCGGCTTACCGTCTCCACGAACTTGAGTATGCTCTTAACCAGTCTGGTGCCAGATACCTGGTAACTGCAGATAGTTTCAAATCATCTAATTACACTCAGATGCTGCAAGAATTAGCCCCAGAACTGAGCAACTGCGAGAAAGGCCAGCTTAAATCAGAAAAGCTGAAAACACTTGAATGCATTATTAACCTGTCAGAAGAACAGCATCCGGGTATGTGGCGCTGGAACGACTTTGTTGAAGAAGCGAGCAAGGTTGAACTGTCAGAAGTAGAAGCAATTCAGGCAACGCTGCAGTTCGATGACGCTATCAATATTCAGTACACTTCGGGAACCACTGGTTTTCCTAAGGGTGCCACGCTGAGTCATCACAATATCCTGAATAACGGCTATTTTGTTGGTGAGAGTCAAAATCTAACGGATAAAGATCGCCTGATCATCCCGGTTCCTCTCTACCACTGCTTCGGTATGGTGATGGGCAACCTGGGCTGCATGACCCATGGCGCAGCCATGATCTACCCAACCGACGGTTTCGAACCTAAGGCAGTGCTTGAAGCAGTGGAGAAAGAAAAAGCCACCGCTTTATACGGCGTACCTACAATGTTTATCGCTGAACTTGAAGATCCTGATTTCGATAAATATGACCTGTCTTCTCTGCGCACCGGCATCATGGCAGGTTCAATCTGCCCGGCTGAAGTAATGAAAGCGGTTAACTCGAAGATGAACATGCAAGAGGTTCAGATCGCTTATGGCATGACTGAAACCAGCCCGGTTTCTACTCAGACTGCCGCTGATGACCCTTTTGAGAAGCGCGTAACCACTGTAGGTCGTACCCAGCCACACCTGGAAACTAAAATTGTTAACGCTGCCACCGGGCGGATTGTTGATCGCGGTGAGATCGGTGAGCTTTGCACCCGGGGTTACAGTGTAATGCTGAAATACTGGAAAAACGAAGAAGCCACCAAGGGCTCCATTGACGAAAATGGCTGGATGCATACAGAAGATCTGGCCACTATGGATGAAGAAGGTTACATCCAGATCGTAGGCCGTATTAAAGATATGGTTATTCGTGGCGGCGAGAACGTCTATCCTAAAGAGATCGAAGAGTTCCTATACACTCATCCAGGCATCAGTGATGTTCAGGTTACCGGTGTGCCGGACAAGAAGTACGGTGAAGAGCTAATTGCCTGGGTTAAACTCAATGGTGATGCCGATAGCGTTACCGAAGAGCAACTTCGTGCCTTCTGTAAAGGTAAGATCACCCACTTTAAAGTACCGCGTTACTTCAAGTTCGTTGAAGAGTTTCCGATGACCGTTACCGGAAAGATCCAGAAGTTCAAGATGCGAGAGGTCTCCATCAAAGAACTGGGTCTGGATGATATCTGATACTGATTGTCGTCTGACCACATACGGAGGCTCCCTAAAAAGAGCCTCCGTTTTAACTTACGCAACCGGGCAAACTCAAATAGGACAGCAGCATGGATATAGACAATCATTATTCCGGCCAGATGGATGAGGATGCGTTACTTGCTCAATTGCGCGAGCGCTATCCCCGTGGGCCAACAGTCTATCAGCTGGCTCCCATAGACCAGCTCCATATTGGCGGTATCAAAGCCTCAGAAAAGCTATTGCTACAACTGCAAGAGATTCAGCCAAAAAAAATCCTTGAAGTTGGCTCTGGCGTTGGTGGACTGATGCGCCTGATCTCAACCCATATTCAGGAAAAGGACGCTTCTGTAGAGATCACCGGAATCGATATTACTCACCGGTTTAATACGCTGAACAGCTCAATATCTCAACTGTTCAAAAAAGACAGTGCTATCAGAGTTGCAACCTGTGATGCACAGCAACTACCCTTTGCTGACAACAGTTTCGACTGCATTATTTTTCAGCATAGTTTGTTGAATATCCCCAACACAGAACATTGTCTGCAAGAGTGCCGCAGAGTTCTGGACAGCAACGGCAATCTTCTGCTCCATGAAGTACTCCAGGGCCCTCATCCTGAACAGATGCGTTATCCCGTCCCCTGGGCACGAGCAGCCGAACAGTCACACCTCATTACTCTGACCGAGTTAACAAACCTTTTGACTTCAAGTGGTTTTACTCTTGATCATACGGACCATTGGTCAGAAGAAGCGCTGGCATGGCGTAAACGGCAAGCAAATAAAGAAACAAACCCAGAAAACCGTTCAACTGATAGAATTCCGCCCATCTCCCCCACCCAAATTCTGGGTGATGATTTCAACAAGATGGCACCCAATCTTATTGCTAATCTGAGTAGCGGTTCTATCGAAGTCTGGCAACTCAGTTGCCGCCTGCGAACGGCATAAATACTGCCATTTAGAGCGCCTTTCCTGTATCCTTCGCGCTCCTGTCATATTGACACTTCAGTTATAGAGAGCGTGCATGAAATTTACCGAGCTGGGCCTGTCGGCACCGATACTCACTGCCATTGCCGATAAAGGTTACGAGACCCCTTCCCCCATTCAGGCGCAGGCGATTCCTGCAGTACTGGAAGGCAAGGATCTGATGGCAGCGGCTCAGACCGGCACCGGAAAAACGGCAGGCTTCACCTTGCCGCTTCTTGAATTGCTTAGCCGGGGTGAACGCGCGAAAGGCAATCAGATTCGTGCTCTTATTCTCACTCCCACCCGCGAATTGGCCGCTCAGGTTGCTGAAAGTGTGCACGATTACGGTAAGCACCTGCCGCTTCGGTCTACCGCCGTCTTTGGTGGGGTGAGTATCAACCCTCAGATGATGCAGCTTCGTAAAGGTATCGATATTCTTATCGCCACCCCAGGTCGCCTAATGGATCTCTATAACCAAAACGCCGTGAAATTTAACAAGGTTGAAGTGCTGGTTCTGGATGAAGCCGACCGGATGCTGGACATGGGCTTTATCCATGACATCAAACGCGTCATCAGCTTGCTACCGCAGAAGCGTCAGAATCTGATGTTCTCAGCGACCTTCTCTGACTCAATCCGCACACTGGCTAAAGGGTTGGTCAACAATCCAGTAGAGATCTCCGTTACACCACGTAACGCAGCAGCTACCACTGTAAAACAGTGGATCTGCCCGGTTGATAAAAAACAGAAAGCACGTCTATTCACTGAACTCGTGAAAGAACACCAATGGCATCAGGTACTGGTATTTACCCGCACCAAGCGAGGGGCAAACCAGCTTGTTAAGCACCTGGATTCAGAAAAAATTAACGCTGCGGCCATCCATGGCAATAAAAGTCAGGGCGCACGAACCAAAGCACTTGCAGAATTCAAGCAAGGTAAAATACAGATATTAGTTGCGACTGACATAGCGGCACGGGGACTGGATATTGAACAGCTCCCTCAAGTCGTAAATTTTGACCTACCCAATGTTGCTGAAGATTATGTCCACCGAATCGGTCGTACCGGACGTGCCGGGGCAACCGGACAGGCCATATCATTGGTCAGCGCTGACGAATTTGATCAATTATCAGCGATCGAGAATTTAATTGGTAAGCTCTTAGAAAGAGAAGAAATCCTTGGCTTTCAACCGCAACACAACCTGCCAGAATCAAGGCTTAATACGCGATCACGAAAGCCTAAGAAACCAAAAAAACCAAAGCCACATATCGAGCACAAAGATGGCCAGCGTTCCGCAGATGTTGCTCGCGGTCATAAGCCAGCGGGTAAAAACAAACGTCATCGCGCATCTGGCAACAATCAGGATCAAAAGCAGACCGGCGGCAACACCTCACAGGGACAAGCCAAGCCTGGTTCCAGAAAAACTGCCAGCGCCAAACCTGCAGGAAACAGCCAACAACCCGCCAATCGCGGTGGACGCTCTGGCAATCGTGGAAATAGTTCAGCAAAGCCCGGCCAACGCTCCGGTAATCGGGGCCCTGCCCGGGGTTAAGCCCGGACCGGCGTTTTTTTAACTAAGCTGAACATTACAGACTGAAAATAATTTTCTCTGTAGGTATAGTTCTAACCTCTGATCTTAAAGGTAGCTAACTATGCGATTTCTTATTATTGGTGCCGGAGGCATAGGTTGCTACTACGGCGCCAGACTCCAACTTAAGAGCCACCAGGTATGTTACCTGGCCCGTGGTGAACACCTACAGGCACTTCAAGAACACGGATTACAAGTCAGCCATCAGGATCTTAAGTTTTCGGAACCGGTGGAAGCCGTCGATCTTGAGGCCCTGAAAAAGGATCACAGCTGTACCGACTATGACCTTATCCTGCTCACACTCAAGACCGGTTCAACAGACTCAATTCTGGCGCAACTGAAGTCCTGGCTTGACGCCGCAGACACGCCTGTTTTATCACTTCAGAATGGCGTTGATAATGAACCGAT
The genomic region above belongs to Amphritea japonica ATCC BAA-1530 and contains:
- a CDS encoding ABC transporter ATP-binding protein: MSADYVLETRNLVKEFKGFTAVDDVNLKVERGTIHALIGPNGAGKTTVFNLLTKFLTPTTGTILFNGKDITSMKSAAIARKGIVRSFQISAVFPHLTLLENVRIALQRNEGNSFHFWKSEKVLDKLNDRALELLDEVGLKDYANAITVDLPYGSKRALEIATTLALDPEMLLLDEPTQGMGHEDVSVVADLIKKVSANRTILMVEHNLHVVAQLADKITVLQRGAILTEGDYATVSQDPQVREAYMGVEADDEVANAIAAESAAASAAEKEAVK
- a CDS encoding MerR family transcriptional regulator, which translates into the protein MSPSTFSISDLASEFDVTTRSIRFYEDQKLLFPSRRGQTRIYSGPDRVRLKLILRGKRLGFSLAETRELFELWDESTTGSMKQLELLMTKIQEKKMALEQQLKDIAMLQLELDSAESRCQDAMNELKNKPA
- a CDS encoding isovaleryl-CoA dehydrogenase, translating into MIAQYSSLNFGLGETLDMLREHVNSFAASEIAPRAEQIDIDNEFPNDLWQKFGDMGLLGITVSEEYGGVGMGYLAHMIAMEEISRASASVGLSYGAHSNLCVNQINRNGTHEQKLKYLPKLLSGEHIGALAMSEPNAGSDVVSMKLSARDNGDHYLLNGNKMWITNGPDASTYVIYAKTDVHAGPKGITAFIVERDAPGFSRHQKLDKLGMRGSNTCELVFEDCVVPKENILGELGGGVKVLMSGLDYERLVLAGGPLGIMQAAMDICVPYTRDRVQFGKAIGEFELVQGKVADMYTLMNASKAYAYTVAQAAMRGETSRKDCAAVILYTAEMATKIALDAIQLLGGNGYINEFPTGRLLRDAKLYEIGAGTSEIRRMLIGRELFLNK
- a CDS encoding carboxyl transferase domain-containing protein, which gives rise to MATINSKINSRAEDFRANYDSMAEAVSDLRDKTAQIHQGGGAKYQERHLSRGKLLPRERINVLLDEGSPLLELSQLAAYGVYDDDIPAAGIITGIGRVSGQECMIIANDATVKGGTYFPLTVKKHLRAQEIAEQNHLPCIYLVDSGGANLPQQDEVFPDRDHFGRIFFNQARMSSKGIPQIAVVMGLCTAGGAYVPAMSDESIIVREQGTIFLAGPPLVKAATGEVVSAEDLGGADVHCKTSGVADHYAENDHHALEIARTCVANLNRRKDINIKTQPTKAPLYPADDLYGIVGTDLKKPFDVREVIARIVDGSEFDEFKKLYGTTLVTGFAHIHGYPVGIVANNGILFGESAQKGAHFIELCCQRKIPLLFLQNITGFMVGQKYESEGIAKHGAKMVTAVACADVPKFTVLIGGSFGAGNYGMCGRAYSPNMMFMWPNARISVMGGEQAAGVLATVKRDNMDRVGQEWSADEEAEFKQPVIETYEHQGHPYYASARLWDDGVIDPTQTRDVLGMSLSAALNKPVGETRFGVFRM
- a CDS encoding enoyl-CoA hydratase/isomerase family protein, with product MTTDSNNPLVLLEKSNNGVAQLIINRPEVHNAFDDDVIEQLIANLEATNEDPEVRVLVLRSRGKNFSAGADLAWMKRMAQNSHEENMVDAGRLARLMEVLNDHSKPTIALVQGAAYGGAVGLAACCDIVIAAESSGFCLSEVKIGLIPAVISPYVVRAIGERQSRRYFVTAELFNARTAQEFGLVHEVVESVDQLDEACDRFIATLRKNSPQAMKAAKDLIYAVSQKEITKEVIDDTARRIADIRVSDEGQEGLGSFLQKRKPNWIQE